A window of Candidatus Zixiibacteriota bacterium genomic DNA:
CGTTCCACAAACCCGGCAGTTCCATCGCCTTGATCTCGCGACCATAGCGAGACTTCACGGTGATTATTCCCGCCTCCATATCGCGGTATTCTAACAGGTCAAACGGTTTTCCGCGGTAGTCACGCAATCCGGTTACGATATCGACCGGATTAAAATGGGTGGAACTTTCGAAAATATCTTTCTGGTCGGGATTGTTCAAATCTACCTGGGCCGATTCGACAATCTGAAGGCTGACCTGACCCTTGGAGTCTTCGACCCAGAACGGTCCTCCGCCCGGTTCACCCTCGTTTTTTACCATACCACAAACACGCAGGGGACGATTCAAGTGCTTCGCTAAAAACCGTTTCAATTCTTCTCCGCCCTGCTTGAATAGCTCATCCGGGACATCAATGTTGAGATTGTCGCGGGAGAATATCGCGATCGCCCGCAAGCGCTCAGCGGAGATATCATCGCCTTCCATATCCCTTAAAGCTCCGAAGATTTCATCCTGGATTTCTACAAGTATCCCCCCCAGCACCTGCTTGTAGAGCACCTGCTGTTCGAACAGATTAGCCGGGATGACATTGTCGATATTTTTTATGTACACCAGGTCAGCCTCAAGTTCGAGCAGGTTGTACAGAAGTGCGCCATGCCCTCCCGGACGGAACAACAAAAGACCTTCCTCATCCAGAAGAGGTCGGTCCTCGAGCGTGACAGCCAATGTTTCGGTATCCTTGCGCTGCGAGGAGATACTGACCTCGAAATTCACCTGCTCCCCGGTAAATTGCTGACGGCATTGTTCTATATGCTTTTCGAAACCGTCTCGATGTTTCTCCTGCACAGTGAAATGCAAACGAGCGGTTCCGTCACTGTCCTGAACATAGCGTATCGCTTCATGAAAGTGTTCCGCCACTGCAGTCCGGATCTCCAGCTGGTATTTATGAAACGGGATCATCCCCTTCGGAAAATCAGAATACCCGAGACCTTCCGGTTTGAGGATTATCTGCATGATCTCCTTTAGACGACCGTTATCCAACAGATCGGAAAGATTCTGTCCATCTTTCTTAACGGCCTCGTTTAGGTCTTCATAGAATGCGAATTTGTCGAGATTCTCGAAAAAAGTAAGCCCCTCCAATGCAGATCGGTCAGAATCCCGGTTCGCACGCAGGTAATCAAAATCTATCTTTTCCTGCCGGCTTTCGAGGTCCTGAAGCGCTTTGAACATACGTGAGGCGGCTCCCGATGCCGGAACGAACTTCAAAAAGCGTCCATTATCACGAGCAATATGTTGTAAACCGGTCAGCGCTTCCACCCGCTCATCAGGAAATCTGCGGATACCATCGCCGACAGTAGCCGCCCTGACCAGTTTGGATGGTGGCATACCCTGGTTAAAAAAGCTGACCTGCTCTTGAATATCCGTGAGGCTGAGCCCCTTGAGTTCGAGTTGTTGCTTTATTTTTTGACTGCTTTGAATATCGTCGGGTAATCCCATAATCGTTTCTTCTCCTTGTATATTGTAGATCGAATATACAAAATTATATCCACTATATCAAATCCGCATTATATCCTTTGCTCATAATATTAACAGGCTGGATGACAGATAGTTTATAAATCACAGAAAATGTGGTTTTTTCGAAAATTATTGAATCTTTAACATAAATTTAACTTGACATAGAGACGATATGATCTATAATCTCGTTTATTCTGAGACACCATAAAAGTTAGATTTAGAGGACAAGGCAGAGAAACTATTTACGATCCGTCACGTAGGGGGATTATATTCTCTTATGGCAAAAACGGATCTGAACAAAAACCATGAAAGGAGACTCAAATGTCGTCTCACAGT
This region includes:
- a CDS encoding DUF4301 family protein, whose protein sequence is MGLPDDIQSSQKIKQQLELKGLSLTDIQEQVSFFNQGMPPSKLVRAATVGDGIRRFPDERVEALTGLQHIARDNGRFLKFVPASGAASRMFKALQDLESRQEKIDFDYLRANRDSDRSALEGLTFFENLDKFAFYEDLNEAVKKDGQNLSDLLDNGRLKEIMQIILKPEGLGYSDFPKGMIPFHKYQLEIRTAVAEHFHEAIRYVQDSDGTARLHFTVQEKHRDGFEKHIEQCRQQFTGEQVNFEVSISSQRKDTETLAVTLEDRPLLDEEGLLLFRPGGHGALLYNLLELEADLVYIKNIDNVIPANLFEQQVLYKQVLGGILVEIQDEIFGALRDMEGDDISAERLRAIAIFSRDNLNIDVPDELFKQGGEELKRFLAKHLNRPLRVCGMVKNEGEPGGGPFWVEDSKGQVSLQIVESAQVDLNNPDQKDIFESSTHFNPVDIVTGLRDYRGKPFDLLEYRDMEAGIITVKSRYGREIKAMELPGLWNGSMAHFNTVFVEIPIETFNPVKTVNDLLRPRHQQTGV